In a single window of the Flavobacterium sp. W4I14 genome:
- a CDS encoding hypothetical protein (product_source=Hypo-rule applied; cleavage_site_network=SignalP-noTM), which yields MKTYINRFIVLYSFFLLASSFVSDETPVNKNNPESEICSKTIKYTANKLLGPNGEEITAPTEITINPTTKVITLVSTPPDQEKVLFETQIESIECSFSKKLLSGKAYYKGYILQQDGNKSPAEIVLEAKEGTVSLTSYDEEKRIGLRAIFDKWEIIENKEKP from the coding sequence ATGAAAACATACATCAATAGATTCATTGTACTTTATAGCTTTTTTCTATTAGCCAGCAGTTTTGTCTCAGATGAAACCCCTGTAAACAAAAATAATCCAGAAAGCGAAATCTGTAGTAAAACCATTAAGTACACCGCCAATAAACTGCTAGGGCCAAACGGTGAGGAAATAACTGCACCAACAGAAATAACGATTAACCCAACTACAAAGGTTATTACCTTAGTGAGCACGCCACCAGATCAGGAAAAAGTTTTATTCGAAACGCAGATTGAAAGTATTGAATGTTCTTTTAGCAAAAAACTATTATCAGGTAAAGCTTATTATAAAGGATATATTCTACAACAAGATGGGAATAAAAGCCCTGCCGAAATTGTATTGGAAGCAAAAGAAGGGACAGTGAGCCTTACTTCTTATGATGAAGAAAAGAGAATTGGACTAAGGGCAATCTTTGATAAATGGGAAATAATCGAGAATAAAGAAAAACCTTAA
- a CDS encoding hypothetical protein (product_source=Hypo-rule applied; cleavage_site_network=SignalP-noTM) yields MKFILLFLFILGTASIALAQKQINNELKKQLDSILQLDQGIREFGDTETSEKRKDTIAALFNSSKEMLKKSQWKIMKEIDSVHLKKVEAIIAKYGYPGKTLVGEPTNTAVFYVIQHNPSIIPKYYPLIEKAGKSGELPFKYTAMMLDRKLSNEGKEQIYGTQVYGTQIINPQTGKKDFFQYVIPIKDAKNVNQRRKKAGFDTTVEENTKRFGFTYKAYALEEIRKITKPSK; encoded by the coding sequence ATGAAATTCATTTTACTTTTTCTATTTATTTTGGGAACCGCCTCAATTGCATTGGCGCAAAAGCAGATCAATAATGAATTAAAAAAGCAGCTAGATTCTATTTTGCAACTCGATCAAGGTATTAGAGAATTTGGTGATACGGAAACCTCCGAAAAAAGAAAAGACACCATTGCAGCATTATTTAATTCTTCGAAAGAGATGCTCAAGAAAAGCCAATGGAAAATAATGAAAGAAATTGACTCTGTTCATCTTAAAAAAGTTGAAGCCATTATTGCAAAATATGGTTATCCCGGAAAAACGCTTGTTGGGGAGCCGACAAATACCGCAGTGTTTTATGTAATACAGCATAATCCTAGTATTATTCCAAAATATTACCCACTGATTGAAAAAGCGGGCAAAAGTGGAGAATTACCTTTTAAATACACAGCAATGATGTTGGATAGAAAACTGAGCAATGAAGGGAAGGAACAGATTTACGGCACACAAGTATATGGAACACAAATTATCAATCCTCAAACGGGCAAAAAAGACTTTTTTCAATATGTTATCCCGATCAAAGATGCTAAAAACGTAAACCAAAGACGTAAGAAAGCAGGTTTCGATACAACAGTTGAAGAGAACACGAAGCGATTTGGTTTCACTTATAAAGCATACGCACTGGAAGAGATCAGAAAAATTACAAAGCCATCTAAATAA